In Nitrospirota bacterium, a single genomic region encodes these proteins:
- the msrA gene encoding peptide-methionine (S)-S-oxide reductase MsrA has translation MKVLTTAVMGLSVILITAATVMAATKNEKATFAGGCFWCMEQPFDRIPGVVSVTPGYTGGRKKNPTYEEVSAGGTGHAEAVQVVYDPAKVTYEKLLNVFWHNIDPTARDRQFCDSGNQYRSAIFYHNEHQQRLSLQAKTQLENNKPFKEPVVTEIVQATEFYPAEEYHQHYYKKNPIRYKYYRTSCGRDRRLKELWGDAAGH, from the coding sequence ATGAAAGTGCTTACTACCGCAGTGATGGGACTGTCAGTCATACTCATCACAGCCGCCACCGTCATGGCAGCAACCAAAAATGAGAAAGCGACCTTTGCAGGCGGCTGCTTCTGGTGTATGGAGCAGCCGTTTGACAGGATTCCGGGTGTAGTTTCAGTCACCCCCGGCTACACCGGCGGACGCAAGAAGAATCCTACGTATGAAGAGGTTTCGGCCGGAGGAACCGGGCATGCCGAGGCAGTTCAGGTGGTCTATGACCCGGCAAAAGTGACCTACGAGAAGCTCCTGAACGTCTTTTGGCATAACATCGATCCGACCGCCAGGGACCGGCAGTTTTGTGATTCGGGGAATCAGTACCGAAGCGCCATCTTCTATCATAATGAGCACCAGCAGAGGCTGTCATTGCAGGCAAAGACACAATTGGAAAATAACAAGCCCTTTAAAGAACCTGTTGTAACCGAGATTGTGCAGGCCACCGAGTTCTACCCTGCGGAGGAGTATCACCAGCACTATTACAAGAAGAACCCGATCCGCTACAAGTACTATCGTACCAGCTGCGGTCGTGACCGACGACTCAAGGAGCTGTGGGGCGATGCTGCGGGACATTGA
- the msrB gene encoding peptide-methionine (R)-S-oxide reductase MsrB, producing MSDTVTKTKEQWKKILTPEQYTILRNKGTERAFSGKYDKHSEHGIYRCAACELDLYRSEDKYDSGTGWPSFTAPIAPENIITRPDNSIFSRRTEVLCRRCDSHIGHVFNDGPKPTGLRYCMNSAAMQFVAIKR from the coding sequence ATGAGCGACACTGTTACGAAAACCAAAGAACAGTGGAAAAAAATCTTGACCCCGGAGCAGTATACCATCCTTCGGAATAAAGGAACTGAACGGGCCTTCTCCGGAAAATACGACAAGCATTCCGAGCACGGCATTTACCGTTGTGCGGCCTGCGAACTCGATCTGTACAGGTCTGAGGACAAATATGATTCCGGGACCGGCTGGCCGAGCTTTACTGCGCCAATCGCTCCCGAGAACATCATCACCAGGCCGGACAACAGTATATTCTCGCGCCGCACAGAGGTTCTCTGCCGACGCTGCGACAGCCATATCGGCCATGTTTTTAACGACGGCCCCAAACCGACCGGGCTGCGCTACTGCATGAATTCTGCTGCCATGCAGTTTGTTGCGATAAAAAGATAA
- a CDS encoding response regulator transcription factor, whose translation MSKRILVIEDNKDIAELLAMHLRDLSFEIDIAANGAAGLAKAEAIDYDLIVLDLMLPGLDGLEICKRLRSRPSYVPILMLTSKSSELDRVLGLEIGADDYVTKPFSIPELLARIKAILRRVENLEESRKGTVSEITCAEGLVIDPGRRKVKLHGKTVELTAREFDLLLHFARHPGRVYTRSQLLDLVWGYGHEGYEHTVNSHINRLRAKIEENPAQPDFILTVWGVGYKFAEPKGTERDS comes from the coding sequence GTGTCAAAACGCATACTTGTCATTGAAGACAATAAAGATATCGCTGAACTTCTGGCGATGCATCTCCGGGATCTTTCCTTCGAGATTGATATTGCCGCCAACGGCGCAGCAGGCCTTGCAAAGGCAGAGGCGATAGACTATGACCTTATAGTGCTCGACCTCATGCTTCCCGGCCTGGACGGGCTGGAGATCTGTAAACGTCTGCGCAGCAGGCCCTCTTATGTTCCCATCCTTATGCTTACCTCAAAGTCCTCGGAACTGGACAGAGTTCTCGGCCTTGAGATCGGGGCAGATGACTATGTAACCAAGCCGTTCAGCATCCCTGAACTCCTTGCACGGATAAAGGCCATCTTACGGCGCGTTGAGAATCTTGAGGAGTCACGGAAGGGAACCGTATCTGAAATAACTTGCGCTGAAGGTCTTGTTATAGATCCTGGGAGGCGCAAGGTAAAACTGCATGGAAAAACCGTGGAGCTTACAGCAAGGGAATTCGACCTTCTCCTGCATTTTGCCCGGCATCCAGGGCGCGTATACACGCGTTCGCAGCTGCTGGACCTTGTGTGGGGTTACGGGCACGAGGGATATGAGCATACTGTTAATTCACACATCAACCGTCTGCGGGCAAAGATAGAAGAAAATCCAGCCCAGCCGGATTTCATCCTTACCGTATGGGGAGTAGGCTATAAATTTGCGGAGCCCAAAGGGACGGAGCGTGACTCATGA
- a CDS encoding HAMP domain-containing histidine kinase, whose product MIFRSLYAKLSAVLLGLFVLVGITFVLVSFYATEMYQQEVNQKLNREIAKRIVSEKIIMESERINEKALKEIFHMLMVINPSIEIYLLDPAGNILAFSAEPGKVKRKSVALEPVQAFLEGKVAFPLLGDDPRGVDKTKVFTAARIPEEGRLEGYLYVILGGEIYDSMAQKLQTSYIAKLSTWAILSSLLVALLTGLVIFACLTRRLRRLAAAMNSYTNGMLPGQLDLPVTTWENPADEIDLLVRTFKEMSARIEEQMESLRRSDTLRRELVANISHDLRTPLATLQGYIETLLMKDSSLSAEERLNYLDIGIRHCKRLSKLVSDLFELAKLDAQDTKVHCEPFSIGELVQDIVQKFRLSAKERKVAILTNIGKELPVVSADIALIERVFENLIENALRHTSEGGTVSIVLHVDRDLLTALVSDTGHGIPESALPHIFDRFYQIDSSREGRAGHSGLGLAISKRILELHGTTIRVASTLNVGTTFTFSLPVYRTNA is encoded by the coding sequence ATGATATTTAGATCTCTTTATGCGAAGCTGTCGGCAGTGTTGCTTGGGCTGTTTGTCCTCGTCGGGATAACCTTTGTACTGGTGAGCTTTTATGCCACAGAGATGTACCAGCAGGAGGTGAACCAGAAGCTGAACCGTGAAATCGCGAAACGCATCGTATCAGAGAAGATCATCATGGAGAGCGAACGCATTAATGAGAAGGCGCTTAAGGAAATCTTTCATATGCTCATGGTGATCAACCCAAGCATCGAGATTTATCTTCTTGATCCTGCAGGGAACATTCTCGCTTTTTCCGCTGAGCCCGGCAAGGTCAAGCGCAAAAGCGTAGCTTTGGAACCTGTACAGGCTTTTCTTGAGGGTAAAGTAGCCTTCCCTCTCCTTGGTGACGACCCCAGAGGCGTGGATAAAACAAAGGTCTTTACCGCTGCCCGCATCCCGGAGGAAGGGCGTTTGGAAGGTTATCTTTATGTGATCCTCGGAGGGGAAATCTACGATTCAATGGCCCAGAAATTACAGACGAGCTATATCGCCAAGTTGAGCACCTGGGCGATTCTCTCAAGCCTTCTCGTCGCCCTGCTCACAGGCTTGGTCATATTCGCATGTTTGACAAGAAGACTGAGACGTCTCGCGGCTGCAATGAATTCCTATACGAACGGCATGCTGCCCGGGCAGCTTGACCTTCCCGTGACTACTTGGGAAAATCCTGCCGATGAGATCGATCTGCTTGTTAGAACATTTAAAGAGATGTCCGCACGCATTGAGGAGCAGATGGAGTCTCTGAGGAGATCCGATACTCTGCGTCGTGAACTGGTGGCCAATATTTCCCATGATCTCCGTACACCGCTCGCAACCCTTCAGGGCTACATAGAGACCCTTCTTATGAAGGACAGCAGCCTCTCTGCGGAGGAGCGCCTGAACTATCTCGATATCGGGATCAGACATTGCAAACGACTCAGTAAATTGGTCAGCGATCTTTTTGAACTGGCCAAACTCGATGCGCAGGATACCAAGGTGCATTGTGAGCCCTTCAGCATCGGCGAACTCGTCCAGGACATTGTACAAAAATTCAGATTGTCGGCAAAGGAAAGAAAAGTAGCAATTCTTACGAATATCGGCAAGGAACTTCCTGTTGTGTCCGCAGACATCGCTCTTATCGAGCGTGTATTCGAAAACCTCATAGAAAATGCCCTGCGTCATACATCTGAGGGCGGTACCGTAAGCATTGTCTTACATGTCGACCGGGACCTTCTCACCGCCCTCGTAAGCGACACTGGTCACGGAATTCCGGAGAGCGCGCTTCCCCATATTTTCGACCGGTTCTATCAGATAGACAGCAGCCGGGAGGGAAGAGCAGGACATTCAGGACTTGGGCTTGCGATTTCGAAGCGAATTCTTGAACTCCATGGAACCACCATCAGGGTAGCCAGCACCCTCAATGTCGGAACGACGTTTACCTTCTCACTTCCTGTCTACAGAACTAACGCGTAA
- a CDS encoding FixH family protein yields the protein MFRKILIMLLAVVFLGSMSLTPLFAFADAAPKCQCKGDGKDCKCGKDCKCEHCAALKEGKGCQCGKDCKCEHCATGKGGCHCKAGEMGCTCGKGCGCEHCKTGKGECKCHAGAADMKAKPTSDADYAKTMKSKNGSFKASYTSDPDTIPVNKIISWKLMVETTDGQPVKDAEISLDGAMPEHSHGLPTQPKVTKNFGDGTYLVEGIKFSMPGWWTMTFAIKAAGKTDIVTFNLQLK from the coding sequence ATGTTTAGAAAAATCTTGATAATGCTGCTGGCGGTTGTATTTCTCGGGTCAATGTCATTGACGCCGTTGTTTGCCTTTGCTGATGCGGCACCAAAATGCCAGTGCAAGGGTGATGGCAAGGACTGTAAATGTGGAAAAGACTGCAAGTGTGAGCATTGTGCCGCACTAAAAGAAGGGAAAGGCTGCCAGTGCGGTAAAGACTGCAAATGCGAACATTGCGCAACCGGCAAAGGCGGATGTCACTGCAAGGCCGGAGAGATGGGCTGTACCTGCGGCAAAGGATGCGGCTGTGAACACTGTAAGACCGGCAAGGGTGAATGCAAATGCCATGCAGGCGCTGCAGATATGAAGGCAAAGCCAACGTCGGATGCTGATTATGCAAAGACCATGAAGTCAAAGAACGGGTCTTTTAAGGCTTCCTATACCAGTGATCCTGATACTATTCCGGTGAACAAGATTATAAGCTGGAAGCTGATGGTAGAGACAACTGACGGTCAGCCAGTAAAGGACGCTGAGATCTCACTTGACGGCGCCATGCCTGAGCATAGCCACGGCCTTCCGACGCAGCCGAAAGTGACGAAGAACTTTGGTGATGGCACCTATCTTGTTGAAGGGATTAAGTTCAGCATGCCGGGGTGGTGGACTATGACCTTCGCGATCAAGGCCGCAGGAAAGACCGACATCGTAACGTTCAACCTCCAGCTCAAATAG
- a CDS encoding selenobiotic family radical SAM modification target peptide, which translates to MDSQDLKKMLAGLSITALLVGATLTISGCATTAESS; encoded by the coding sequence ATGGATTCTCAGGATCTCAAAAAAATGCTGGCAGGTCTCAGTATTACCGCACTCCTTGTCGGCGCAACACTTACCATAAGCGGTTGCGCTACCACAGCGGAGAGCAGTTGA
- the sbtM gene encoding selenobiotic family peptide radical SAM maturase, producing the protein MIQELLETINEAIKQSGSEAASDLLRLEDAVRKAWESGQPSLPDKIIINPSLNLLPFLHKNLPPSLIREYNKSCNTPHAMEFVLVWKNYGSQTVAIRPASEEDLLVLKIISDDLSPEAIAKEAIMPVGALDKALMRAVNSSLLISPGSKIKRDREILGDGAVTDESFVTAQTFTLQWHLTQACDLHCKHCYDRSDRSQMSIEQALAVLKDFRAFCNNRFVSGSISFTGGNPLLFPHVKELYRAAADYGFSLSMLGNPASRETLESLLEIQELSHFQVSLEGLPEHNDSIRGRGHFDRTITFLALLRKMGIYSMVMLTLTKDNMAQVIPLAEMLRNLTDSFFFNRLSAVGEGAQLTMPDTDSFEEFLAAYMEAMKSNPVMGLKDNLFNILLYKKEMPLFGGCAGFGCSAAFNFVSVLADGEVHACRKFPSPIGNIFHQSLAEIYDSDAAGRYRSGCSECRSCSIRPVCGGCLASAYSKGLDVFNQKDPYCFFKDKEKRLLCYE; encoded by the coding sequence ATGATCCAGGAATTATTAGAGACTATAAATGAGGCAATAAAGCAGTCCGGCAGTGAGGCGGCATCTGATCTCTTGCGGTTGGAAGACGCTGTCAGAAAGGCATGGGAATCCGGACAGCCGTCGCTTCCTGACAAGATCATTATTAATCCCTCGCTAAATCTGCTGCCGTTTCTACATAAAAACCTGCCCCCATCTCTGATAAGGGAATACAATAAATCCTGCAACACTCCTCATGCGATGGAATTCGTCCTCGTATGGAAAAATTACGGTTCGCAAACAGTGGCAATACGACCGGCATCTGAAGAAGACCTTCTCGTCCTGAAGATTATTTCGGACGATCTAAGTCCTGAGGCTATCGCAAAGGAAGCAATAATGCCTGTAGGTGCTCTTGATAAGGCGCTTATGCGGGCAGTCAACAGCAGCCTCTTGATTTCGCCCGGCTCAAAGATAAAAAGGGATAGAGAAATCCTGGGCGATGGAGCGGTCACTGACGAGTCCTTCGTGACAGCACAGACCTTTACCCTGCAGTGGCATCTTACGCAGGCGTGTGACCTGCACTGCAAACATTGTTACGACAGGTCCGACCGCTCACAAATGAGCATCGAGCAGGCTCTTGCCGTACTTAAAGACTTCAGAGCCTTTTGCAACAACCGCTTTGTGAGCGGCAGTATCTCTTTCACCGGCGGCAATCCGCTTTTATTCCCGCATGTTAAGGAACTCTATCGTGCAGCCGCTGATTATGGATTTTCACTGTCCATGCTGGGCAATCCAGCTTCCCGCGAAACACTTGAATCGCTGCTTGAGATACAGGAGTTGAGTCACTTTCAGGTGAGTCTTGAAGGACTGCCTGAGCACAACGACTCCATAAGGGGCAGAGGGCACTTTGACCGGACGATAACGTTTCTCGCACTGTTGCGGAAAATGGGCATTTATTCCATGGTCATGCTTACCCTCACTAAAGACAACATGGCTCAAGTCATTCCTCTTGCGGAAATGCTCCGCAATCTCACCGACAGTTTTTTCTTCAATCGTCTTTCCGCTGTAGGTGAGGGAGCGCAGCTGACGATGCCCGATACTGACAGCTTTGAGGAGTTCCTTGCGGCATACATGGAGGCAATGAAAAGCAATCCCGTCATGGGCTTGAAAGACAATCTGTTTAATATTCTCCTCTATAAAAAGGAGATGCCGCTATTCGGCGGCTGTGCAGGATTCGGCTGCAGCGCGGCGTTTAACTTTGTATCTGTGCTTGCTGATGGAGAGGTTCATGCTTGCAGGAAGTTCCCATCTCCTATCGGCAATATCTTTCATCAAAGCCTTGCAGAGATTTATGATTCTGATGCGGCAGGCCGCTACCGTTCAGGCTGCTCTGAATGTCGTTCCTGCTCCATACGCCCTGTCTGCGGAGGATGCCTTGCGAGCGCGTACAGCAAGGGGCTGGATGTTTTTAATCAAAAAGACCCGTATTGTTTTTTTAAGGATAAAGAAAAGAGGTTATTATGTTACGAATAA
- a CDS encoding MBL fold metallo-hydrolase, with protein MLRIMLMTCLILFLTADSNAEKCTGKAIELQVLGSGGPETQDKRASSSYIIWRDGKARVLIDSGGGSALRFGESEAQMKDLHLVLFTHLHADHSADFPALVKSSFFEDRTRPLPVLGPTGNALFPSMTEFIRGLFEKKRGIYRYLSEYLTGGADSYALQPKDLEIGAGDATEVFSSGGLKVFGLSVEHGPVPSVAYRIEFDGTVMVFTGDTNGNNKNMAVLAKDADLFVAHNAVSESAEGVERRLHMPPSVIGRIASEGQVKKLVLSHRMIRTLGREDETLESVQRHYKGPSIFANDLDCFPLQQKSER; from the coding sequence ATGTTACGAATAATGCTTATGACCTGCCTCATTCTATTCCTGACAGCCGACAGCAATGCGGAAAAATGCACAGGCAAGGCCATAGAGCTTCAGGTGCTCGGATCGGGCGGGCCGGAGACACAGGATAAAAGGGCATCGAGCAGCTACATCATCTGGCGGGACGGCAAGGCCCGCGTCCTGATTGACAGCGGTGGGGGCAGCGCCCTCAGGTTCGGCGAGTCCGAGGCGCAGATGAAGGACCTCCACCTTGTCCTGTTTACTCATCTCCATGCAGATCACTCGGCGGACTTCCCCGCACTGGTCAAATCTTCATTCTTTGAGGACAGGACAAGACCCCTCCCGGTGCTTGGGCCGACCGGCAATGCATTGTTTCCGTCCATGACAGAGTTTATCCGCGGGCTCTTTGAAAAAAAACGCGGCATATACCGATACCTCAGCGAATATCTTACAGGAGGCGCTGACAGCTATGCCCTTCAGCCCAAGGATCTGGAAATAGGCGCTGGTGATGCGACAGAGGTATTTTCATCGGGAGGTCTAAAGGTCTTCGGGCTTTCGGTAGAGCATGGGCCGGTCCCATCAGTCGCTTATCGTATTGAATTTGACGGGACGGTAATGGTCTTTACCGGAGATACCAACGGCAACAATAAAAATATGGCGGTGCTGGCAAAGGACGCAGATCTGTTCGTGGCTCACAATGCAGTATCTGAAAGCGCGGAAGGCGTTGAGCGCAGACTGCACATGCCGCCCTCGGTCATAGGAAGGATTGCCTCTGAAGGGCAGGTCAAAAAACTGGTTCTCTCGCACCGCATGATTCGTACTCTCGGCAGGGAGGATGAGACTCTTGAGTCTGTTCAACGGCATTATAAAGGACCATCCATCTTTGCAAATGACCTGGACTGCTTTCCTCTTCAACAAAAATCAGAAAGATAG